The DNA region CGtcaatcttcttcgccgTCGCGGATGCCGCCTGTCTTGTGCTCTTGGCGATCTCCGAGTCCCACGCTCTCGCCGCAATGTCCTCCATCGTTTCCCccgtcttcttcagagtcttTCCCACAATCGTAGACCCCTTCTGCGCCCTAACGTACGCTTCCCGCGCTTTCTTGTACGCTTCCGATTCTCCCAGCTTTCCTGACGCATCCTGCAACGTCTTGATATTATCCTGCAACTCCTGAGACTTCTGCCACTCCTTCTTGAACGTCTCCCTGAAGATCTGGATCGGCGACCGCGGGTTCTGCAACCGGTGAGAACTGCTACTGAACAGAGCACGACTTCCTCCCAACACCGCGCCTCTCCGCGCCGCCACCGCCACGCTTCTCGTTCCCATTCCTCCTCCTAGCATCATAAACCTTCCAACGATACACCAAGCCCTATTCAGCCACTACAACCTTCCCCAGATCTGTAAACTGACACTCTTATACTGATCAACCTCTCAATTTCGCCTACagtttgaaaattttctgtCCGGCCGGGCGCCACAATCCGGACAgtttttcaaaaagctgctgcttgcCGCCAATAAGCTGAATATGGCCATAGAAAGCACACTAAGACTCGACGTTTGGCTGCTTCAAGACTGGGAATTGCACAGTCGATGGCCTTGAGCCGATTGACCGCAGGCAGAGTGTCTCAGGCGGATTTAGGGCTCGTCGATCAAGAGATATAGTGGTCGTACGATGTGATCTGTAATATAAGCAGGCAATGGGGCTAAATGAAGCATTAACATGGAGTTGAACATGGATGGCAGGGCTGGCTAGTGCAGTTTGATGGGGGATCTGGGCCCGAGTGGTGGTCATCGAGGGTATATGAGACCAACAAAGCCTAGGAAGAAGTCAAGGAGCGCCGGACCAGGGCCTGTAGACCGCATCAGCGATGAAGACCGTTCGGGGACGAGACGACAAAGAGATGACGGTAGCAAGCTTAGATCTCCGTCGAATGGTGGCCCAAGCAGATACACGGACCGTCGATACCGTAGTGCTCGTGAATTGAATGCTGGCGACTTGTTGGCGAATTCTACAGGGCCGGATCGAGAACAGCTATGTGGCAAGGGTGAAGAGCTGGGGAGGATTCCCGGGCGTTCTGCGGCTGTGGGTTTGCTGGAAAGCACCGAGGGAGCTTACGCTGCGGTCGTCAAGTACTCGATCAGTGGTACGCTGAGTACTCTGGATGTCTGTGGCGATACCAATTACGAGTCGCAGTGTGTGTTGGATTTCTTCACCGACTCCACTGGCCCACGAGTGCAGTTTACCTTGGATAGGATGGAAAACAAAGACACGCAGATCGATATCTGCAGAGACTGTGCGGGAATCTTGGTCGACGAAAGCTATACATGCCTGGGGTTTATCCTTCTAGAGGCGAGGGGTCTGCAGTTGCGTGCAAGATACAAGGTTGGCGCTGGGAAGAGTGGGGATGTGCTGCCTACAACGGCGTTGCAGTTTGTTAGCAACGACACAAACAAGATTAAAAGGGTGCAGGAAAACTTGAAAGGTTCCTCCAAAGGTCAGGTTTGTATTCTTCCTACCAAGGAAGATTTAGAAAAAGAGCTACGAGCGCTGGGCTCGATTGAGCAGGAATCAATTCAAGAGTCTCCGACAGACACTGCTAACGAAGCCAGATCCAAGTTTCCACATAAGGAGAGGTTCCCGTCGATCGAGCGTTGGAGGGCCCGCTCACATTCGCGTTCGTCCTCTGGCTCAGTCTGCAGGGTCGTTGTTCCTTCATCGCCTGAGCGCGTACACATGCCGGGCGTCTCTCCGAACGCATTTTACAGCCGAAAGGGCAGTCTCCAAAAGCATGCATTCTCTAATCTGGATATTATCAGACAGACTAGAAGCAAAGCACCGAATCTAGCTCAAAGCAAACTATGGAATTTGGATGACGAAGGCGAGCGCGAGATTCCCGAGAGATTTGAACCACAGCTATGCTACAAGTTTGATGATGGGGCTTCCTACACAATCACCAATCAAGATTTCAAATGCCTCTACAACCATGATTGGATTAACGATACGATCTTGGATTTTTTCACTAAGTATTACGTGGAGAAGGCTGTCAGAAATTCGGTTGTCACCCCTGAAGAAGTGTACATAATGTCGTCTTTTTTCTACACGAAGCTGATAAGTGACCCCACCGACTATTACGGGAATATTAAAAAATGGGTTAACAACAGCAatcttttccagaagaagTACGTGGTGGTCCCGATCAATATAAATTTCCATTGGTTTGGTTGCATTATTACAAACCTGGACTCATTGAAGAGTTTTTTTGAGAGGCTGAACGATAGTGAAAAAGCAAAACTGAGTTCCAAAATAGCCTACACGGGCACGGTCACTAAATCACCAAGACCTTCGCCGGATGCTCGTGCAGCCGACATTAGCCACTTTTCAAGCCGAAATAACACACCTTCAGcaactgaagaagacgatgaagaagtttctgTTAGTGCTCCCATTGTCAAGATTCTGACTTTCGACTCTCTCAGACAGACGCATTCCCGAGAAATAGACCCGTTGAAGGACTTTCTGATAGCATATGCCAAGGATAAATACTCAATCGATTTGGATAAAAGCCTTATCAAGATGAGGACCTGTGCAGTCCCTCAGCAACCCAATATGAGTGATTGCGGCGTGCATGTTATTTTGAATACTATGaaattctttgaaaaccCTCAAGGAACCATCGAGATTTGGAGGTCAGCCAAGTCAAGAAGCAAGGCCAACACTAAGACAATAAACGAATACTTCGAGAGAAACAAGAGAAGCTCTGCGAGACGAGACCTGCGAGGTATTCTGTGGCACTTACAAAAAGAGCAAATCAAGTTAATGGAAGAAAACAGAGAAGCCAGAGAAGATAACTCTGATATTCAtaaggaggaagaggaaggcGACCTTGAAATAATAgaagagctttcaaagcatgCGGAGGCACAATCGCATCAAAATAGTCAGTCAGCGGATAGACCAAATGAGTACAACTTACATCAACTAATGCAAACAGAGTCGCCTTGCGCAACCAAGGCATCTATCGAATGTTTCTCTGGTACTACAGATTCCCAGCATTCACCTGAAACAGGCAATAGAGTACAGGCAAATGAAATGCCAAGTGCATCGCACGTTCGCAATCAAATTGAAGGTGACTCTGTAAAAGGTAGACAGTCTCTGAGCCAATCTTTATCTCAAAGGAAATATCTCGAAAGCTCACCTATGAGATCATCGAACGAAGATACTTTGCCTGAGACTACCTCACCTTATTTTACGACTTCTGGCTGGAGAAGCGGGCAAGCTGCCAGGGATAACGAAAATAATAAGCGTCTAGTATCATCACGATCGTTGGAAAGATTAGATAACCACGAAGCTAAAAGACGGAgttttccttctccaggACCCCTGGAGAAGCCTGACCTAGATGAAGagagttcttcttctctcgCCATTGGGACAGGAACAAGGGACTCTCAATCTTCAGAATCCTCATTGGGGAATGGCGATATGGTCAGCCTATCCGATAATACGCATGATGATGACGTGAACTTGATAGGACGGGATACTTTGACTCAAGTCCAAAGAAATCTGGCCTCGGAATTGAACGGCAGGGTGTCAGATGAGGGTATTCCGGTCAGTAGATCTCTTTCGGATGCGCCACTCCTGGCGAGAAATAGCGTCATAACTCATCCACTTAAAGAACGGTGGCCTAACGGATCGGACAGCGACCTCGTCGACGAATTGTCCACACGCCATCAGATCGAAATGATTACTTCTGACTAGCGGTGGCATAAACTCGGAGAATTTTTCCCGAAGCGCTAGTTTATATTTGCATTATGGGTTTGAACCCGTCATTAAGCATATAATTTAATGAACATTAGCCTCAGTAGCTTAAACAAGCTAAttgtgatgatgaaatgaaGGATATATATATCATAAATATATATATTATGCAATAATTATGTATTGGAATCTCAGTCATCACTTCCAGAAAAGTTTTGTAAGGATCTACCTTTGGCGTAAACCTCATCCTTAACATTTTGCATGGCAACACCAAACCACTTCTTGGCTGCAGACACTCCTTGCCAAACAATATAACTGCTCATGATAACGTAGAGAGATAAGAAACACATATGTTGGGGTATAGTCCATTGAATATCATTTGATTGCGGCAGAAGCCTATAGCGCCATAAAAATCTCATTGGGGCGCCAAATGATGTGTAGTGATCCGAATGCAACAGATATtccaaggaagagaagaagaccCACGATAAGACGAGCGGCATGGTCGTGTAAAGAATGAATGAAAGTTGACCTAACAAATCTTCAGATATGATCTTGAACCATGTGAGAAATGGACGATGTCTATTACTTGCAGCTTTTCTACCAATGTATAAGGTCGTCAAATTCTCCAGGAATAGAATTGCtaattcttcaaatcttccaTTCAATATGCGAGCTGGTGAAAATATCACCTCAAACTCTCTGAAATGCTTCCTTGAAACATAGCCTAGGCCAAATGTCCTTAGTGAACGCAGATTAAAGGAGAGCGTAACGTGGCGAATGGACATAACTGCAAGCATACAGACCACATAAACGACGAATTTTGTTTCCCCATGATTTAAAAAGTGTTCAATGGTAGCACGCATGTCTCGCGCCCGGGGAGCTGGGGCTCGCTCCAAAAGATTGTTATCATTATGCTCCGGCTCATCCAGGCCCTCGTTGACCACAGGAATAATATGGTCAGCTAGATTAATTCTCGACATTTTATAGGCATGATATTTCTCAAGCAATACCGATAATATGACTGCACCGGCGCAAACAAAAAATATGTCAAGCTGTTGAAATTTggttttgatgaaatgcTTGGAGGCTTCGTATCCAAAATGAGTATTGGGCAACAATCCAGCAATGGGAACCAGGATAACCGCAAGGATAGCTGTGACAACATATTGGCAAAGAAGGGTTGTCAACAAAACTAGTAGTGATGCGAAAAGCCAAACGAAAACTAGCAACAAGAGGTATCTCGTGCGGAAATTTGGTGGAGTGTAAACTATCGAATATGAGTCAAACTCGGTGTTCTGCTCATCAAGGTACCCAAAATCGCCGGCATTGCGTTTATTACGCGCCTTAATAACCTCCAAATCTAATGGTCTTAGAAGTTTATCATCTTTAGTAACTGGAACGAATAAGGTCTGGACGTAGTTTCTGGAAACTATATCAGACGAGGGAACACGCATTAAAATACCATTTGGGATAAAATATGCGTGAACATTACGATCTTCCTTGAATAACTGCTTCACTTGATCCAAAGTCTTGGGGCAAGTGAACAGTTGCGGGTTGGATAGTTCAGCCTTGTGTTTAGCGAAGTACCTGTAAAAGAAATTCCGATAATGAACATGACCTCTTTCGATTGGAATATCGTGGCCAAGAATAAATGACGATAAGCGCAGTTTCCTTGCAGAGACGTCGAACGCGCGCTCCCAATATTTTCTGATGTATAGCTTGACGCTCGGTTTTGACTCAACGATTTGTTTAGTGATGTAAAAGGGTATCACATATATCATTGGGGCCCAGAAACTGATGAAGTTGTTAGTTGTCAGTAATTTCGAATTCAATAGTACGGGGAACAGGAACCTGGTGTGAAAGCCGAATCCTACGATAATGAAAACAGCATAAATAAACATCGAAAGGCATAATCTTGATATTTGAATGCTCATAGGATGAATCAGACTGTCATGCAATATTTTTATATTCGGATCATCAGGAGACCTAataaagaagaggacgcCTGGTCTGATAATGTGCTGTCTTATCATACCAATATATTTGGCGAACCAGTACATGTACAGAGTCCCGATTGTCCAATAAATGAAAAAGATTAGCGGTGGCCAAGCAGTGCATATTTGAGGAGCCCATAATTGTTTTCCTGGGTTAAGCAAGGGagcaaagattgaaaagtCCAGCATTAAGCCAGCCAAAACCGGAAAACCAGCAAgttcgatgaagaataaTGTAAAAACTTTAAAAGTGCATTTGATAGCAAACAAAATCTGGAAAAGGAATCTTCTGGTACGGTTTTTCATACCTCTTTCACGTCCATAGCCTTTACAAATTACCTCGGAGGCAATACTTATAAGGGTTATAGTGGCAATGTAGGATACTAACGCTGGAAGACTTCTTACAAGCATCGACGATCTTAGGCTGTTATTAGTGTATCCATCATAATAGTAAATCCAGGTGTCAACAATGTTGCTCGAAATCCCCGAAGCAATCTGCTCAAAATATGGAATGTTCCTTAAAGCGAAATGGTAAGGTCTTTGTAATTGAAATAGATAATACAGCTGAGCTAAGCCATGCCCAAAAATCCTGCCGAAAAATATTAGGATCTTCAACAGACCAAACCCTACGACGGTTGGTAACAAGTAAGCAACAGCCAAATAGGCTGCTATTACCACCTCGGCTACAATATAGTAAGCCAAAACGTTTGTAAGTttcaatttcaaatttATAACAATCGGTGGTGGTACTGGCTGATTcatttcatcttcaacttcttcattcATCAAACGATCTTCACcaatgtcttcatcatttgGATTTACAATGTTAATTGGTTGTCCATTTGCCAATTCGTTCTGTTGATCAATCAAGTTGTCAAATTCATTTTGAGCTTGGCGGTTTCTAAACGCATCAAAAGGCCTCTGGAAAGGAATATCAGTATCGTTTATATCCATAGCATTGTTCACTagctcatcctctggttcttcatcatctaCTTCGCCCCCGTTAGAGTCTGAATCGGATATTAAGTTGTCCTGTAAGTTTGTCGCAGACGCGTTGGTAGtctcttcctcgtcattGTCGCTCCCCGTTTCTTGAGCGATTTCATTATTCTCGTtgtcttcctcatcctcagaTTGtgcagcttcttgattgtCAGGCTGTTGTGTCACTTCATCTCTGGCCTTCATCAACCGTGCGACATGTTCGATCGTTTGCTCATCCATCATCGGAAATCTCTCCTTTAACTGTATCTTTATCAACTCTTCCTTCGTGAACTGTGGACCAATCTTGTGTAGTATCATCTTACCCATTACGCTTTCCCTCACAATCATGTCGTATTGAAAGTATAGGCTAATGTGAAGAATGACCACCATTAAGATCTGCAATATTGAGAACCTATAGTTCAAAGTGTACTGCAATAATAAGCTTGTATTGTCCGAAACATCGTCTCTATAACCATAGGCAATGCTCTTGTGGAAATCACCCTTGTAGGGTAGTTCGCCATCCAAAATTATCGTATAAAGCTTTCCGAAGAAGTTCCAGGTCAAGGGAATACCAAACAGGAACAAAACGGCTGCCAGATTCAAAGTTAATCCAtccttgatgaaatggaagCACGAAATcatgcttcttctcaacaGCAGGGACATTGGTATCCGATCTGGCATATTTTCCGCGTAGGTGGTACTGAAGTTTATAGGGTAGTGACAAATATCACACGTTGCCGTCGTACCTGGTTTGCTAATGTCTATATTTTTCGAAGAGATCCATTCCATCAAACATGATTCATGAATGTATTTGATCGAACCTTTGCATTTACACGGATGGAAAAGAGGATTCTCTTCACTTGCTTCACCTCGACAGATTCGACAAGTGGCTCCCATATGTATATCTGCGTCATATCCACTTTTTAACGTCCCCCGATCCACATCGACGTCCATTTTGATTCGTATCAACCGAAAGATGAGCAGctaaaaattttcaaaaGAACCTCACTCAATCTAAAGCGTCTTTCTCAGTCGTCGGAAATCTTAGTTCACACTTGGAAGGTCGTTAGAGTTATAATACTCGTTCTCTGATGAACCGCCACCCATCGCATATCCCTACGGTTACGATTTGAACACAAAGACATCTTAAACGATAGAAAAAaggttttgcaaaaaaaaaaaaagcttaAAAATTAAGCCCTGTAGGGGGCTCGAACCCCTAACCTTGTGATTAAGAGTCACACGCGCTACCGATTGCGCCAACAAGGCTCTTGAATTTGATGTTCAGATTATTTTAAATCTTCTACAATAGCGTGCTTTTAACTCTTCACAACCACTCCGAAGTGGATTAAGAGGTACGCTTGCTTCAGCACTGCGATTTAGGTCTGGAGTGTATTTCTTTGATACTGTATTTATCGCAAGTGTTTTTTGTGCTCACAGAGTGTTTGGATATACTGATTAAAGAACGGTGCGGCTGGACTGTTCATGGTTCTTGTGAGATACACTCCGTAACAAAGATCGTTTGAAGCTTGACATTCCAAACTATGTTGAGGAGACCACCAACCACATTGCAATTATCGCAGGACGATGTTGCTGAACTGATAGCTGAAttggaagaggaaaaactgCAGCTACGAATTCAATCACAACGAAAGAACCTGACACGATCGTCTGCTAGATCGGAGCCCCATACTGCTGAAGACAGGAAGCTGACTGAGCCCGCTAGCATAGATTCTTCGTTTCAGATAAGCCCCTTGGATGGCAAGAGGCTTCAGCTGGACCCGACCGATGGAGCGCCCTCTGCTTCTGTGAACTGGGCAAATCGCCAGAATGCAAGTATGACTCCGGGGGCAAATGGTTCGAATGTTGAGGGGAACCCATTTTTCAATGGTCAAAATAGAACATAGTAGATAAGCCTAGTAAAAGGGTATATTAGCGACATTATACAGTTTTAGATGTCTTTCTTCGCTTCCCATTCTTTAACTTGCGATCTCTTCGCTATGATATCGACGAAATTTGGTGTAAAGTTGACAGCGCCGGCGGGATCGCTGCCAATCAGGTTATCGACGTTCGTAGCTTTGCTCATTTCAATGTCTAACAGATATTGACCCTGCGTGAGCAATTTCTTGGGACCAAGTAACGGAAGATAGCTGAGCTTCTCGAATGAAAGGAATGAGCTCAATACAAAGATGACGAGACCAGCTATTGTTTCATAAAGTATGTCCTTTGGAATCCGAATAGAAGATTCCGATGCGCCAttcttggaaaatttcACAATTTGGTGGAACTCATAGCTGGAGAAACCTGAATGCCCAATAAGTACGATTGACACTATAAGTAAAAGCTTCGATATAAGACCCATTTGCCTTTTTAGCCGTCTGATCTCATCCAATGCTCGATGGTGTTTATTACTAGCATTTCAAGGAACGCCGCGATAGAAAAATGCAAATGATACAATTATATATGGAAGAATGATTCGATAAGATTTATGCCACTGTTTTTAGCTAGCTTTCTGATTGTTATATTTCGGAATCCTCGATAGGATCATCTTGCAACATGTCAATATCTTCAGGTTCTTCAGGTATTGACTCACCGACGTGTTGCACCTTGCTGTGGGGTTTCTTTTCTTGGTCGAAAATTGTATCGTCAATCACTTGGCCAAATAACACTGGCAATTTTGATTTGTTCAGTGCTATTCTATCCATTGTTTCTCTGTCCAATAGTCCGATCTTTATTAAACCCTTCAGCTTGATAGTAAATATTAGAAGCACTTTCTCACAGTCCTTAGAGACATGCTCATCGTCGATATCGTTAAGGTTGGCATCTTCCTCTGGAGACCTCTCCAGATGAACACCGAGTTGCTGAGCACATAGGCCCTCAAGATAAAGAAAAATGCTTAAAAGAGCAGAGTTGATCTCTAGAGATAAACGTCTCGGCACCAATTCCTCCATAGACTGCTGTAACGAACGCTGATTATCAGATAACCTGAGCTGGAAAACCTTTATCGAGATAATGATGTCAATAAATGGATTAGCTAGTGCCAATTTAAGTAAAAAGTTACTGGAAACCTTATTGGCATTGTCATTGTGTATGGCAGTCAAAACTTTCTTGAATGCATCAAGAATCTTGTGGAGCAATTGGACCTCAAGTTGCGGTATCTGTTGTTCATTTTTATCCAGTGATCTATTGGTCAAAATGTCGGCCCATTTCTGAATCTCCCAGGCTGCGGCGAGAGCCAGGATGTTGAAGCTAATCTGTTTCATAAGGTCGTAATCAATTTGAGCGGAGTGAAGTGGTATTTGCAGTAGATATTTGCTGAGAAACTTGTCCAGTAAAGAATCAGGCATCTCAACTGGGTAATATTTTCCCAACAGAGTTAATTTGTTGATGAACATGGTGTTTAAAAGCTCGAAAAGCTCTAGAATATtgccatcttcatcattcagTTTCTCgtccaagaacttctccagcaaaattttgatatGTATTGCCTGATTTTGCAAACACTGGTCGAGCTCATTCAACTTCAACTCTTTGACATGCTGGACGGTATCTGAAAAAGCCTTATACTTAACATCGGTAAGCTCACAGCTCAGATGCGTTTCTGAAAATGCCTTTATGAATTTATCAAGCGTTGTGCGGATATTCTTTTCATAACCCGTATGAATCCAATCCTCGAAGGAGAATAAATTAAAGATACCCGTAAGCGACGAAAGCATATTGCCCGATTGAAGTGATAACTGGTTCACAAGCCGGTCTAATTGCGGAAGGACGGCCTCCGCAACATCAAACCTTGGCTGTGCTTTGATATTAGCACCTCCATAGCACAAGCCGTAAAGAACAGTGATGTACAGCTCAGAGCTCTTCACGTCGTTAGGCAGTAATAATTCGCTTGCATCTTCGTTCTCggcttcctcctcctctgAAGGATTTTCACCGTTCAAGGCTGGATGCTGCAGTTCTCCATCATAAATCAGTATTGCGCATATTTCCTTTATCAAAGAGCCGAAAGAAGGATACAGGAATTCGGCCGCTTGGAAGAGAGTAGTCGACTTTTTTCCTATCTCTGGCTTGTCCTGAAGGTGGTAATCAAaagattctttcaaaagccTCATGAATATACCTATTTTGACTAAGGATGGCGTAGAGATTTCGAAAAGAGTATTGGGTAGAGCATGGTTATTCAAGAAGtctttgattttctcaGCAGTAACTTGAGCGAAGAATTTGGCAACAGCCATGAGGAACCTGGTGCTTTTACCACGGGAAGAGACTTTGACCtctttctcatcaaaaatTAAGCTAGAAATTGACAAAATCTCGTGGTTCTCCAAATATCCTAAAGCGGCTACTTCAATCAGAACATTTACCGCATTCATCTTGACATCTAGAACTTCGTCTTTCAGAGCCATCTCCAGTATCCTCTCTTTAAACCTTTCAAAAAACTGACGGACGGCGGAATTGTCGATCACTTTACTGTGTTGTTTACTGATTAGATCAGGTAAGATCTTGAGGACTTGAGATCTTACTTCAGCTGAGGAGTCGCTCAAGAGCCAGCCATAGTACTTTAGAAATGTAACCTTCATGAAATACTCAGGGTAGTTCTGGATCCAGACAGATAAATGCTTCATCGAGAGAGACCTGATATGGTCATCGACATCCTTGAACCTATGGACGAACGACAGCTTGATTATCTGATCGATGATGTCGCGCACAACCATTTTGTTACTTTGAACTTCCTCGATGGTCGACTCTAGCTTCTCCAATGTCTTCTTGTTAGGTCGCTTCTTTTGCTGCTCCATCCTTAGTTGCTTCGATAGCTTGGATAAGTACTTCCTCTCCAAATCCACAATGTGTTCTGTCAAGTAATCTTGAAACAGATACAGCACTTGAGTCGCTATGTATCTCAAGCACCGTATCCTACAGACGGAGAGTGTCGAAAGCCAAGTGAGTAAGTCGAGGACAAACGGACCTGTGGTTATCTGACTATCGTCCTCAGTGTACTCGGTACATATCAGTTGAACTTCGTCCGCCAGATCCATCAATCTCGACATCAATTCCACGAAATTGCTGTAAAGATGAGGATACTTCGATTTTCTTTTAGAGTTTTTGCTGATGAGCAGGTGGAATTCATGAatcttctgtttctgaAAGACTAGCtgtacttcttcaatggtttCGTTTGACGATTCATTGCTCCGAACATCGTGCGTTTCAACATGAGCCACTGCCCCGCAACAGCACAAAAGCAGATTGataaaatctttcaaaaactcctCTCTATCACCCTTGTAGGTTTCTAACCAGTTTCTAGCCAACTCTTCAATTGAGACATCTTCAGAAGTTGCCAAAATCTCGAACATTTCCGTAGGTTGGAAGTCCTTAACTGCCTCGAGAAACTGttcctgatcttctttGGCGCTTGCTGATACCGCTGACCTGCGTTTCCTCGACGGAGCTCTTGACCCATGGCCA from Torulaspora globosa chromosome 3, complete sequence includes:
- the EMC5 gene encoding Emc5p (ancestral locus Anc_7.200), which codes for MGLISKLLLIVSIVLIGHSGFSSYEFHQIVKFSKNGASESSIRIPKDILYETIAGLVIFVLSSFLSFEKLSYLPLLGPKKLLTQGQYLLDIEMSKATNVDNLIGSDPAGAVNFTPNFVDIIAKRSQVKEWEAKKDI
- the ULP2 gene encoding SUMO protease ULP2 (ancestral locus Anc_7.197), whose amino-acid sequence is MGDLGPSGGHRGYMRPTKPRKKSRSAGPGPVDRISDEDRSGTRRQRDDGSKLRSPSNGGPSRYTDRRYRSARELNAGDLLANSTGPDREQLCGKGEELGRIPGRSAAVGLLESTEGAYAAVVKYSISGTLSTLDVCGDTNYESQCVLDFFTDSTGPRVQFTLDRMENKDTQIDICRDCAGILVDESYTCLGFILLEARGLQLRARYKVGAGKSGDVLPTTALQFVSNDTNKIKRVQENLKGSSKGQVCILPTKEDLEKELRALGSIEQESIQESPTDTANEARSKFPHKERFPSIERWRARSHSRSSSGSVCRVVVPSSPERVHMPGVSPNAFYSRKGSLQKHAFSNLDIIRQTRSKAPNLAQSKLWNLDDEGEREIPERFEPQLCYKFDDGASYTITNQDFKCLYNHDWINDTILDFFTKYYVEKAVRNSVVTPEEVYIMSSFFYTKLISDPTDYYGNIKKWVNNSNLFQKKYVVVPININFHWFGCIITNLDSLKSFFERLNDSEKAKLSSKIAYTGTVTKSPRPSPDARAADISHFSSRNNTPSATEEDDEEVSVSAPIVKILTFDSLRQTHSREIDPLKDFLIAYAKDKYSIDLDKSLIKMRTCAVPQQPNMSDCGVHVILNTMKFFENPQGTIEIWRSAKSRSKANTKTINEYFERNKRSSARRDLRGILWHLQKEQIKLMEENREAREDNSDIHKEEEEGDLEIIEELSKHAEAQSHQNSQSADRPNEYNLHQLMQTESPCATKASIECFSGTTDSQHSPETGNRVQANEMPSASHVRNQIEGDSVKGRQSLSQSLSQRKYLESSPMRSSNEDTLPETTSPYFTTSGWRSGQAARDNENNKRLVSSRSLERLDNHEAKRRSFPSPGPLEKPDLDEESSSSLAIGTGTRDSQSSESSLGNGDMVSLSDNTHDDDVNLIGRDTLTQVQRNLASELNGRVSDEGIPVSRSLSDAPLLARNSVITHPLKERWPNGSDSDLVDELSTRHQIEMITSD
- the SSM4 gene encoding E3 ubiquitin-protein ligase SSM4 (ancestral locus Anc_7.198), translated to MDVDVDRGTLKSGYDADIHMGATCRICRGEASEENPLFHPCKCKGSIKYIHESCLMEWISSKNIDISKPGTTATCDICHYPINFSTTYAENMPDRIPMSLLLRRSMISCFHFIKDGLTLNLAAVLFLFGIPLTWNFFGKLYTIILDGELPYKGDFHKSIAYGYRDDVSDNTSLLLQYTLNYRFSILQILMVVILHISLYFQYDMIVRESVMGKMILHKIGPQFTKEELIKIQLKERFPMMDEQTIEHVARLMKARDEVTQQPDNQEAAQSEDEEDNENNEIAQETGSDNDEEETTNASATNLQDNLISDSDSNGGEVDDEEPEDELVNNAMDINDTDIPFQRPFDAFRNRQAQNEFDNLIDQQNELANGQPINIVNPNDEDIGEDRLMNEEVEDEMNQPVPPPIVINLKLKLTNVLAYYIVAEVVIAAYLAVAYLLPTVVGFGLLKILIFFGRIFGHGLAQLYYLFQLQRPYHFALRNIPYFEQIASGISSNIVDTWIYYYDGYTNNSLRSSMLVRSLPALVSYIATITLISIASEVICKGYGRERGMKNRTRRFLFQILFAIKCTFKVFTLFFIELAGFPVLAGLMLDFSIFAPLLNPGKQLWAPQICTAWPPLIFFIYWTIGTLYMYWFAKYIGMIRQHIIRPGVLFFIRSPDDPNIKILHDSLIHPMSIQISRLCLSMFIYAVFIIVGFGFHTRFLFPVLLNSKLLTTNNFISFWAPMIYVIPFYITKQIVESKPSVKLYIRKYWERAFDVSARKLRLSSFILGHDIPIERGHVHYRNFFYRYFAKHKAELSNPQLFTCPKTLDQVKQLFKEDRNVHAYFIPNGILMRVPSSDIVSRNYVQTLFVPVTKDDKLLRPLDLEVIKARNKRNAGDFGYLDEQNTEFDSYSIVYTPPNFRTRYLLLLVFVWLFASLLVLLTTLLCQYVVTAILAVILVPIAGLLPNTHFGYEASKHFIKTKFQQLDIFFVCAGAVILSVLLEKYHAYKMSRINLADHIIPVVNEGLDEPEHNDNNLLERAPAPRARDMRATIEHFLNHGETKFVVYVVCMLAVMSIRHVTLSFNLRSLRTFGLGYVSRKHFREFEVIFSPARILNGRFEELAILFLENLTTLYIGRKAASNRHRPFLTWFKIISEDLLGQLSFILYTTMPLVLSWVFFSSLEYLLHSDHYTSFGAPMRFLWRYRLLPQSNDIQWTIPQHMCFLSLYVIMSSYIVWQGVSAAKKWFGVAMQNVKDEVYAKGRSLQNFSGSDD
- the CDC26 gene encoding anaphase promoting complex subunit CDC26 (ancestral locus Anc_7.199), coding for MLRRPPTTLQLSQDDVAELIAELEEEKLQLRIQSQRKNLTRSSARSEPHTAEDRKLTEPASIDSSFQISPLDGKRLQLDPTDGAPSASVNWANRQNASMTPGANGSNVEGNPFFNGQNRT